A single Bacillus sp. HMF5848 DNA region contains:
- a CDS encoding BrxA/BrxB family bacilliredoxin, protein MEMNFNLFMNDVVVQAREDMVKAGYTQLETPEQVDEALTKKGTTLVMINSVCGCAGGLARPAASHALHYDKRPDHLVTVFAGQDKEATARAREYFVGQPPSSPSFALMKDGNLVAMVHRHEIEGHDVMQVISKLQQAFDEHCEEV, encoded by the coding sequence ATGGAAATGAACTTTAATCTTTTTATGAATGATGTTGTTGTGCAAGCAAGAGAAGATATGGTCAAAGCAGGATACACGCAGCTTGAAACACCGGAGCAGGTTGATGAAGCTCTAACAAAGAAGGGCACAACACTTGTGATGATTAATTCTGTCTGTGGTTGTGCAGGTGGATTAGCACGCCCTGCGGCTAGTCATGCTTTACATTATGATAAACGGCCTGATCATCTTGTGACAGTATTTGCTGGGCAAGATAAAGAGGCTACTGCTCGTGCTCGTGAATATTTCGTAGGACAACCGCCGTCATCACCTTCTTTTGCTTTAATGAAGGATGGAAATCTTGTGGCAATGGTACATCGACATGAAATTGAAGGACACGACGTGATGCAGGTTATCTCTAAATTACAGCAAGCGTTTGATGAACATTGTGAAGAAGTTTAA
- the meaB gene encoding methylmalonyl Co-A mutase-associated GTPase MeaB — protein sequence MTERGKKPEWAPSDASHTSFTSYVMQGVEGGHDGMSHHTQPLKKRFVKQNQIDINQYVEGVLTHNRSILAKTITLIESNASHHIELAQKVMNQLLPHTGRSVRIGITGVPGAGKSTFIEALGTYLCDAGHRVAVLAVDPSSSITGGSILGDKTRMEKLASHPNAFIRPSPSGGALGGVNRKTRETMLLCEAAGYDVILVETIGVGQSEIVVRSMVDFFLLLVLTGAGDELQGMKKGIMELADAIIINKADGDNKPRALAAREEYNQILHYLKPATNGWHTQAYTCSAMKGEGISGIWNVVQQFVLVTNESGVFTNRRREQLKDWLLAMIKDYLEHSFFSNPRVKQTMPEIENKVMAGDKTVTAAVQQLIQLYENQK from the coding sequence ATGACTGAACGAGGTAAAAAGCCTGAGTGGGCCCCTAGTGATGCATCGCATACAAGCTTCACATCGTATGTGATGCAAGGGGTGGAAGGCGGTCATGATGGCATGAGCCACCATACACAGCCACTAAAAAAGCGATTCGTAAAACAAAATCAAATAGATATTAATCAATATGTCGAGGGTGTACTTACACATAATCGCTCTATTCTTGCTAAGACCATTACCCTTATTGAAAGTAATGCGTCACACCATATTGAATTAGCGCAAAAGGTCATGAATCAATTACTTCCTCATACTGGTCGTTCTGTTCGGATTGGAATAACTGGTGTGCCTGGAGCAGGAAAAAGTACATTTATTGAAGCGCTGGGTACATATTTGTGTGATGCAGGTCATCGTGTTGCGGTGTTGGCGGTTGATCCATCATCTTCCATTACAGGTGGAAGTATATTAGGTGATAAAACAAGGATGGAAAAGCTAGCATCCCATCCTAATGCCTTTATCCGTCCATCACCATCAGGTGGCGCGTTAGGCGGGGTAAATAGAAAAACTCGTGAAACGATGCTGTTGTGTGAAGCAGCAGGATATGATGTAATCCTTGTCGAGACAATTGGTGTGGGCCAAAGTGAAATAGTCGTTAGAAGTATGGTGGACTTCTTTCTACTTCTTGTGTTGACGGGCGCTGGAGATGAGCTTCAAGGTATGAAAAAAGGTATTATGGAACTGGCTGATGCGATTATAATCAACAAGGCGGATGGTGATAATAAGCCTCGAGCGTTGGCAGCACGTGAAGAGTATAACCAAATTCTACATTATTTGAAGCCTGCAACTAATGGATGGCACACACAAGCTTACACTTGTTCAGCAATGAAGGGTGAAGGAATTAGCGGTATTTGGAACGTGGTTCAGCAATTCGTGCTAGTAACAAATGAGTCAGGTGTTTTTACAAACAGACGTCGTGAACAATTAAAAGATTGGTTACTAGCAATGATTAAAGATTATTTAGAGCACAGCTTTTTTTCAAATCCTCGAGTGAAACAAACAATGCCTGAGATTGAAAATAAGGTTATGGCTGGAGATAAAACAGTTACAGCCGCTGTGCAGCAGCTCATTCAATTATATGAAAATCAAAAATAG